cagtatcggtatcagcgttgaaaaatcataatcggtcgacctctagtctggaccatgttaattcctgtggacaccgaggaacttaatgMYCtcgacacgctccactacagtcccattgatgtggaaGTGGACGTGCGCAGCCCACTGTGTTCGatagtccaagatcagctcctttgtcttgccgccattgagggagaggttgttgtcctgacaccacactgccaggtcactgacctcctctctataggcggtTTCATCGCTGTCgtttatcaggcctaccaccgtcgtgtcgtcagcaaacgtaatggtgttggagttgtgcgtggccatgggtgaacagggagtacagaaggggactaagcacgcacatCTGAAGAGCCCCATGTTGAGGGAAGGCGTGGCRgatgtgttgttgcctaccctcagcaGTTGGGGACGGCaaattaggaagtccaggatccagttgcagagggagatgttcagtcccggggtcctgagcttagtgatgagcttggaaggcactatagtgttgaactcTGAGTTcctgttgtccaggtgggagacggcagtgtggagtgcaatagagattgcgtcatctgtgaatctgttggggtggtatgcaaattggagtgggtctagggtttctgggataatggtgttgatgtgagccatgacctttccaagcatttcatggctacagatgtgattgCTACGGGGAcacagtcatttagacaggttaccttggcattcttgggtacagggactatggtggtctgcttgaaacatgtaggtattacacactcggtcagggaaaggttgaaaatgtcagtgaaaacacccGACAGCTTGTCAGCACATGCTTTacgtacgcgtcctggtaatctgtctgaccCCGCGGCCTTATGAAtggtaacctgtttaaaggtcctactcacatcggctacggagtgccagatcacacagttgtccagaactgCTGCTGATcttatgcatggttcagtgttgtttgcctcgaagcgagcatagaaggcatttagcttgtctggtaggctcgtgccactgggcagctcgcagttgggttttccctttgtaatccgtgatagtttgcaagcactgccacatccgacgagcatcacagccggcgtagtaggattcgatcttagtcctgtattgacgcattGCTTGTTTGATTGATCGTCAGAGGTCGTAACGTGATTTCTTATacgtgtccggattagtgtcccgctccttgaaagcggcagccctggcctttagctcagtgcggatgttgcttgtaatccatgacttttggttgggatatgtacagtacatacagtcactgtggggacgatgtgcTAAATGTGATAAACTCCTCAATGGtatcagatgaatcccggaacatatttcagtctgtagTAGTCCACTAAATCAATGTGGTGTGGCATGCATATTACAGCCAATGTTGAAATGTGTGGTATTACTTGAGACGGAGTACACATACAGTTTTCTGGGGTGCAGCACAGCCAGATGAAGCAGATCTGAACACCTGCAGAGAAGTTCATTCAATTACTGCGAAGAACAGATGCCCAAAATCGCCAATGAAAACATACAGGACAATACTGACATAAGAGTATATCAGTATAGATATGAAGTATATCCTAATGgtaaaggttaggattggggggtAGTCAAACCTGGCCCTAAATTTGTATTCTGGGGGCAACTGCTACTTCAAGCACAAGTTGTGAACGgataaatataatacaatatgCATAGGAAAAAGTGACAAATCTGTTTGATGTAAATCTATGGTTTAAACATGTGTTCTACAGCTTTGCGGAGGAGCACGTCTGTCGTCAACCCTGCTGTAATGTTTACGGAGGAAAAACAACTAAAAATGAAGCCTGGGTGATTTCTTCTTTACTCAAAACCACAGCGCCCACTGTCGATGAGAACACATTTCACCATCTCCCGCCCCACTGCTCTAGAGACAAAATTTACAATGTGTTTCTCTGTTTAGGGAACACTCAATGGTCATTCAAAATTCTAACCGAAACCAGCTTCCccaaaacatacagtaacataaaaTGTCAGCAAACAGATGAAGGAATCCTTTTGACTCATACATCCCTTTTGTGGGCGAAACTTTTGGAAAATGCCCGGTTTTTCCAGGAAGCCGGTCTCTCCAGGAGGTCCCTGTGCACCCAGGAATGGACCACCGTGATGACATATCCCAACATTTCAGTCCTCCCTCACCATTccattcctccctttctctccatctttctcctcctatccccctctttctcctcttactTGAATAGTTTTGGCCATGGGGAGAGCAGAGGGGGCAATGGCGGTTTCAGTCTAGCACATGACATTTTTTTGTTCAAAATATTCGAGTATTTACTCAACCTGTATTTGGCAAGTTAAAGTGCTTGAGAACAAATGTCCTTTAACAACATCTTGAAATGGGACCCTGGGGTGTCTCCAGCTATGTGCTGGTAACTTGGTGGTTAGCCTAAAGTAGTGGAGCCAGCCAAGTTTGAGACTAGGTGGTTGATATAGTATGATAAATCACATGGAGAGAGCCGAACTCATGACATGGTGGTCAGGATTTACTGGAAGCAGATTAAGTCAAGAACAAAGTTGCAGTCAATGCCAAAGGTTCATGAACTCCATTGATGTATACTCAGTGGATAACCGAACGGCATGACAGCAAATACCTCTTGACTTTGTGGTACAGGGTCAGAAGTTCACGACAGGGTCAGCAAGGTCATGTGATCAGGAAAAACCCTTGGCCCTTGAAGCTAATGTGTGTTTAGGACTGGGTGGGAAGCAACAGGAAAAGCCATTGTCTCCCAACACATGACATCATCATTCCTGTGCAACTCAAGTCCTTCGGTGCAGTGATGTAGGAGAATGAGAGTAGAGAGTTCCATCCGTGACGTGGTACTTTAAGATTGTAAGTAGGGCTATGTTGAGTTAACGCCATGTTTGCCCATTTGATCTGCAATTCCAGGTCACACTTCTGAGTGCCAGAAtaccagagagggggaggagaaagggcATTATTAACACAATGACTgagtgacctttatttaactagtcacgtcagttaagaacatattcttatttacaatgacggcctagaccagccaaacccggacgacgttgggccaattgtgcgccgccctatgggactcccaatcacggccggttgtgatacagcctggattgctTAGTCAGTGATAGCATCATAAGCATACTATTTGAGCAGCAGGTGCGTGTAGCATACTATTTGAGCGGCAGGTGCGTGTAGCATACTATCTGAGCAGCAGGTGCGTGTAGCATACTATTTGAGCAGCAGGTGCGTGTAGCATACTATCTGAGCAGCAGGTGCGTGTAGCATACTATTTGAGCAGCAGGTGCGTGTAGCATACTATTTGAGCAGCAGGTGCGTATAGCATACTATTTGAGCAGAAGGTGCGTGTGACCTGGTACTTACGAGACAAACTTGCCCACTTCAACCTGGATGACGGGGTCTCTGAGCTGCACCACCAGTAGCTGGCTGTGGGCCGGGCTGGGCTCTCCAGGCTTGGCAGGGTGGGGGGAGAAGACCCGCAGCATGCCCATGTAGCTGCCCACCACTATCTTATCTACAGGAGAGAGGACATACACACTGTATACTTCCTCAGCTTAGACGTTGTGGTATGGTCTCATATTGCTCCCTTCGTTGTACAAAWcattaagaacacctgttctttccatgacagactgaccaggtgaatccaggtgaaagctatgatccctttttgatgtcacttgttaaatccacttcaaatcagtgtagatgaaggggaggagacagtttaaagaaggatttttaagccttgacacaattgagacatgaattgtgtatgtgtgaatgggcaagacaaaagatttaagtgcctttgaacagggtatggtagtaggtgccaggcacacaggtttgtgtcaagaactgcaacactgctgggtttttcacactcaacagtttcctgtgtgtatcaagaatagtccaccacccaaaggaccacCAGTCATCTTGacaactctgggaagcattggactcaacatgggccagcatcccagtggaatgctttcgacaccttgtcgagtccatgcccgatgaattgaggctggtCTGAGGGCAaagaggggggtgcaactcaatattaggaaggtgttcttaatgttttgtacactcagtgtatgtgcttTGTATYGAGAGGGCAAATGGTATGTTTTAAACATGGTAATAAAGATCCAGGAAGTCAGGTCAATCAGTAAGTCAATCAGACAATGAACAAATCTGATTTGTGCATGTAAATAAGACTTTGGTACCAGGGGCACTTTCACTCTCATTGTTTATTTTTTGGTCTAWTAKTGAACAGTGTCTTTGTAGTGCAGAGTGCRGTCAGACACACCACGACCCCACACCTTCTCACCATGTCYGCTGCCGCTGTTGTCCACATCGCCGACACACAGGCATCCCTGGTCAAACTCCTCCCCCTCGCCCAGCACCGCGGCCCACCAATCACGCACCTTGAACAGAGACATGCTACTGCagaggagacaaacagacagacagacacacacagagagaaaaagacaaacaCTGAGGGTCATATCGCCGCTCTAGTGGACACCATAATACTGCTTGTCAGTCTTCCACACGKGACTGACACTCAACATAATggacaggtgaaagcaatatggctGATACCTGCTGCTTGTCTATCCCACTTGGAACCAAATGAAGGATGAAACGATTGGAAGAGTTRGCTTTCATGTATTCCACCTAGTCTCCTATATGGCATGATCTTTCTAAGCCTACTTTAACTCACTCTAGGTGTAATGGGTGCCAGCCTTAGATTTGTAGTGCTTTATCAAGCTAGCRTGTGTGTGTCTGGTAATTCACTGATCATCTGCTTTTATTGCAGGGGATTAGCGCCTTACAGTAGACCTATATTAGGCTACATGCTGATGTTTCTTTGACTCCAGAACCCAGAGGGAGGTTTGGACAGTGGTCTGTGTGACACTGACCGTAACCCTGTTACACTACACAGTTGAGTCACATGATCAGGGATTGTATCAGGGCATGGGCCAAGCAGATTTCCTCATCGTCAACTGCTGAGCAGGTGGAATGGACAGCTAATCCATAGAGAGAAtcacttctccccccccccccacaccaatagCATATATAACCATTAAAATGATAGCCCTATTATTTCGATTTTGAAAGATAACACAAGTGGAATATATGCCTATAGCCTTATACCACCTGCCTACTTGACTATCACGGCCAAGACCTTCCAGCAGCCCCTTATCATCTACTTGACAGACAGCAAAGCACAGCCAACATTCTGCAATCAACCACATCATAATTCAATATTATCCAGGTGTGCCATGCATATCAGCAGAGCTCCGACTCCATTTCATTAGAGGTGAATAGAATGATTTCCACATAACTAGCTAGATCTAACCTTAGTATCTAGCTAGCAACATCAACATGCATAATCTGTTgataaaactagctagctaacgttagtagggGTTGCGGGCAAGCATTGTCCATGTGTTGAACAATTGTTagaaacagaacaaaaacaaactaaactggACAACGTGCATGATTCTCTATAGGTAACAAGCAAGAGGTAGCAAGCTAGCCAGCCAGGAAACACCTCGAGCtaagttagttaacgttagctgactAATTAACGCTGGCTGTGCTTGTGCCTGTCTTGGAGGCTAACAAGCGTGTAGTTTCAACATTCCAGCGACATATGCAAATTCTAAACGTGCCTCTTTTACCTCTAACAAGACGAGCCTGTCTGTGGTTCGCAATTCAGATAAAAATCACATTTTGCGTGTGCCTCATCAACTTGCTTGAAGCCATCTCCCTGTTGTCATAGCAGTGACACTAACGATAGACTCGAGTACTTGCGCGCATGATCAGAAACGCACAAACTCACAGATTTATGGGAAACTGAGTTTTTATTCTACACAGACGTTCTTGTCTGGTGCACGAGACTACAGACGTTCAGGGTAAAAACGGAGGTTAAATTATCTCAATCTAATCACATGCGATTGCACATTAAAAATGTCACTCAACATTTTTTATAATGACCGTTAattgcttatatatatatatacatatatatatacacacacgtttGATGCATATTTCTCGTGTTTTGTTTCTAGTTTtacattattgcattgttgggttttgagtttgcaagaaaggaatTTCGCTGTACWTGTGCATGTGACATTTAAACTTGAGGATAATATAGCAATTGAATGACACATCCAATCTTATTCTTTGGAATGAAAGCTATATTATAACCATAGACTTGCAACCAAATTCTCAATAATCTGCCTTGTGCATATTGGAACTCAGTGATTTCTTGTAGATCCTTAATGTTTTACACGTTAGTGTTTTTATTACACTGTTATCACAATATGAATGTCAGTCATTCAGTTTCGTATTTCAGTAAAAAGTCGGGCTCGTCCGGGATTTGAACCCGGGACCTCTCGCACCCTAAGCGAGAATCATACCCCTAGACCAACGAGCCAGATGAATATAAAAGAAAACAGCCCAGGACAAGTATGCCACGTAAATATGGATTTTGCAGACGCGTCTTTTGTAATTAACTGCAGTGAAATTTCATATTTAATTGGACTTTGTCGCTCTCTAGAGGTCCATTTTGGCATTACATCTTGCTTTCAACGACAATCCCCACACAACCTTGATCGTACAGTTGAACAGAAAACACCTGTTATTTGACAAGTTTTATTCAcaagttttttcccctctgtcctTTAGACAAATCCGAAGTTAAGAAAAGGCAACATGCAGGTGTAGCAGCACGTTTAAAacgctaacattttaaatataaaacGTCAAACATGTGCAAGACAAAACTGAGAAACTTAAGGGGGGGAATAAGCATTTCCAAGCTTGAGGTAGAGTTAAAATTTGAACCACAAAATTAAAAAAAGGTCAATGGGTGTGGATAAAAggccaagttaaacaaattattAGTTTTATTGAATGTCGTTGATCCACAGACAAAGGTGCTTTACCCCGTGGTGTTCTCTTGTAATATACTGCCTATTGAGTAGGCTACTTTTCCTGTGTAATGACTTCTTTGGTAGCACTTTATTTTACACTATATCATTCATAAAGTCGGTTACACTAACAGTAATACCCCATAACTAACTTATAAAAATCTTTAGCACCACTAGCTACTACTATTATCTCAACTGTCATTGACAATTTTGTTTaatttcttgatttttttttttttttacctttatttaataggcaagtcagttaagaacaaattcttatttacaatgacggcctaggaacagtgggttaactgccttgttcaggggcagaacgacagatttaaaCCTGTCATTTCTTGATATAAGCACCATAAGGTATCTTATAACCACGCAGTATATTTAAATGGCACATAAAATGTGCAGTGTTGGTACTCTTGCAAAATAAAGTGCTACTTTGCAGTGTGGCTACAGTAGTAAAGTCCCCATGTGAAAAAACTGAGGTGTATACATGGCTTTTCTTGTGCAAGACAGAATCCATTACTACATCCATAAAACCACTGATAATACTCATACCAATGTCTGAGTATGGTTCACCCATAGACAGGTTCAGGTTATTTTTTCAGACCTACATTGATTCCTGTAGCCAAGCTGTTGCACAATGCAAGGTGACGTAGTGTGGTGAAATGCATGCTAGGACTGTTCCAAAGACGTCGCTGTGTTCTTGTGTGGATGCTCGGTTTATGACTTGCAAGCTGATACAAGCATTACAATATCAAAAATATTATGAATAACAATAACGTgcaaattattaaaaaaaattgttagcaTTTGCTATTACTTTTT
This region of Salvelinus sp. IW2-2015 linkage group LG6.1, ASM291031v2, whole genome shotgun sequence genomic DNA includes:
- the LOC139022591 gene encoding protein PTHB1-like isoform X2 — encoded protein: MSLFKVRDWWAAVLGEGEEFDQGCLCVGDVDNSGSXHDKIVVGSYMGMLRVFSPHPAKPGEPSPAHSQLLVVQLRDPVIQVEVGKFVSCSDLLHLAVLHPRKLYVYSVSSTAGNVEHGVQYQLKRVYEHNLQRTACNMTDGTFGGVTDNTSHVTDMH
- the LOC139022591 gene encoding protein PTHB1-like isoform X1: MSLFKVRDWWAAVLGEGEEFDQGCLCVGDVDNSGSXHDKIVVGSYMGMLRVFSPHPAKPGEPSPAHSQLLVVQLRDPVIQVEVGKFVSCSDLLHLAVLHPRKLYVYSVSSTAGNVEHGVQYQLKRVYEHNLQRTACNMTDGTFGGVTDNTSHPQTTTLCVSNPWTAC